The Bemisia tabaci chromosome 5, PGI_BMITA_v3 genome includes a window with the following:
- the LOC109033109 gene encoding uncharacterized protein yields the protein MPLPQSSPSLKKILVEWGLSEDSARFISESGYVLEDLLLSEPEDLGPITDLLSHPETLRLKRGILKARKETAESQITEIYEVPAEVDSLLIDAVPVIDVSVPPSKKPRTDPPVTNDTTQQVESSSTNSSQFNPLIPPQNFLNHSNGLINPSVQIVQLKPKKVIISSHEVLLQALQEDNKGTTILHLYKINKKLGEVEQGILANFIINTELSQENKFIKAARFKELSLFIKRIFPSEDEVTWYSPYKPLKNGHGIPARGRLLNAYYTARKALIRCGVTPSQREKFKKTPVSGTLDTGKELTKEEKEELLKKIDFIQKHSKPYKTVEAHWQDTYEYRNKGETPIHDYYSTYPILSTKDGYKLLVKDFLVRYPGFEHKFVTNWTTFVREFSEFVNANPTSYEAIIASFNIDLSVEDEDLATVNVARLLCLILDKAVGQLTKKDVVESFLCVVKNVQDVILKVEERKQKFLKLNRTVQPYPIIVVDDEQQITECYACVNNILYKLSSPMSALDVCFKIYHALDARYPTEAKGAWQFIQQNIYDIKTEYDDNLAQGRKLHKRLLEFKLKKLG from the exons ATGCCGCTGCCGCAGTCTTCGCCTTCGCTGAAGAAAATCTTGGTGGAGTGGGGCTTAAGCGAGGATTCCGCAAGGTTTATTTCAG AAAGTGGCTATGTACTCGAAGATTTACTCCTATCAGAGCCAGAAGATCTGGGACCAATAACAGACCTCCTAAGTCACCCTGAAACACTTAGATTGAAACGAGGGATCCTCAAAGCCCGGAAGGAAACAGCGGAAAGTCAAATTACGGAAATTTATGAAGTTCCTGCAGAG gtCGATTCACTGTTAATCGATGCTGTCCCAGTCATTGATGTCTCCGTGCCGCCCTCAAAAAAACCCAGAACTGACCCTCCTGTGACCAATGATACGACTCAGCAAGTTGAAAGCAGTTCAACAAACAGTTCACAGTTTAATCCTCTAATTCCTccacaaaattttcttaatcATTCAAATGGTTTAATCAATCCATCAGTTCAAATTGTACAATTAAAACCCAAAAAGGTCATAATTTCTTCTCATGAAGTCCTTCTACAGGCCCTGCAAGAGGATAATAAGGGGACAACTATTTTACATCTttataaaatcaataaaaaattaggagaaGTTGAGCAAGGAATCTTGGCCAACTTCATAATTAATACTGAATTAAGTCAGGAGAACAAATTCATTAAAGCTGCTCGTTTTAAAGAATTATCATTATTCATTAAAAGGATCTTCCCGTCAGAGGATGAAGTCACTTGGTACAGCCCGTACAAGCCCCTGAAAAATGGGCACGGCATTCCAGCTAGAGGAAGACTTTTGAATGCATATTACACTGCAAGAAAAGCTCTAATTCGGTGCGGAGTTACGCCAAGTCagagggaaaaattcaaaaaaacacCAG tttcaggaacaCTAGACACTGGAAAGGAACtgacaaaagaagaaaaggaggaacttctgaagaaaattgattttatacAGAAGCATTCAAAACCATACAAAACTGTTGAAGCCCACTGGCAGGACACATACGAGTACAGAAATAAGGGAGAGACTCCAATTCATGATTACTACAGCACCTACCCTATTTTATCCACGAAAGATGGTTACAAGTTG TTGGTGAAAGATTTCCTGGTTAGATATCCCGGTTTTGAGCACAAATTTGTAACAAATTGGACTACtttcgtcagggaattttctgagTTCGTAAACGCCAACCCAACCTCCTATGAGGCTATAATTGCTTCATTCAATATTGACCTGTCTGTAGAAG ACGAAGATCTGGCAACAGTAAACGTGGCTCGCCTGTTATGTCTAATTTTGGATAAAGCTGTTGGACAACTAACCAAGAAAGATGTTGTAGAAAGTTTTCTCTGCGTGGTGAAGAATGTGCAAGATGTTATATTAAAAGTTGAGGAGCGAAAGCAAAAATTCCTGAAGCTTAACCGCACTGTCCAACCGTACCCAATAATTGTTGTTGATGACGAGCAGCAGATTACAGAGTGTTATGCGTGTGTTAATAATATTCTTTACAAGTTATCAAGTCCTATGTCTGCTCTCGATGTCTGCTTTAAAATTTATCATGCTCTAGATGCCCGTTACCCTACAGAAGCCAAAGGAGCTTGGCAGTTCATACAGCAAAATATTTATGATATAAAAACTGAATACGATGATAATCTAGCACAGGGAAGAAAACTCCACAAAAGATTGCTGGAGTTTAAGCTGAAAAAACTCGGCTAG